From one Physeter macrocephalus isolate SW-GA chromosome 18, ASM283717v5, whole genome shotgun sequence genomic stretch:
- the SETD5 gene encoding histone-lysine N-methyltransferase SETD5 isoform X1, with protein sequence MEVLRDPIKKNSSESKPAQSGFSRGNSLLSCPESVEASPAVNEKSVYSTHNYGTTQRHGCRGLPYADHNYGAPPPPTPPASPPVQTIIPRSDLNGLPSPVEERCGDSPNSEGETVPTWCPCGLSQDGFLLNCDKCRGMSRGKVIRLHRRKQDNISGGDSSATESWDEELSPSTVLYTATQHTPTSITLTVRRTKPKKRKKSPEKGRAAPKTKKIKAFREGSRKSLRMKNSPSEAQNLDENTTEGWENRIRLWTDQYEEAFTNQYSADVQNALEQHLHSSKEFVGKPAILDTINKTELACNNTVIGSQMQLQLGRVTRVQKHRKILRAARDLALDTLIIEYRGKVMLRQQFEVNGHFFKKPYPFVLFYSKFNGVEMCVDARTFGNDARFIRRSCTPNAEVRHMIADGMIHLCIYAVSAITKDAEVTIAFDYEYSNCSNYKVDCACHKGNRNCPIQKRNPSAAEPPLPPPPSLPTIGAETRRRKARRKELEMEQQNEAPEEDNNQQPEQIPEKVIVSSDHEGIDNPEEKAEEVKEEITDDQENPAHSKRSREDRKVEAIMHAFENLEKRKKRRDQPLEQSNSDIEITTTTSETPVGEETKTEAPESEVSNLASNIAIPSNPQSVGVNTRRSSQAGDVPAEKPVPKPPPAKPSRPRPKSRISRYRTSSAQRLKRQKQAIAQQAELSQAALEEGGNNSSVTPTEAGNVDSSGENRQLTGSDPTVVSVTGSHVNRAASKYPKTKKYLVTEWLNDKAEKQECPVECPLRITTDPTVLATTLNMLPGLIHSPLICTTPKHYIRFGSPFIPERRRRPLLPDGTFSSCKKRWIKQALEEGMTQTSSVPQETRTQHLYQSNENSNSSSICKDNADLLSPLKKWKSRYLMEQNVTKLLRPLSPVTPPPPNPGSKSPQLTTPGPSHPEEECRNGYSLMFSPVTSLTTASRCNTPLQFENISSPESSPANRPESLSPELCHRKDLDLTKVGYLDSNTNSCADRPSLISSGHSDLAPHPSVGPTSETGFTSRSGDGHQTLVRNSDQTFRTEFNLMYAYSPLNAMPRADGLYRGSPLVGDRKPLHLDGGYCSPAEGFPSRYEHGFMKDLSRGSMSPGGERACEGVPSAPQNPPQRKKVSLLEYRKRKQEAKENSAGGGGDSTQSKSKSAGAGQGSSNSLSDTGAHGVQGSSARTPSSPHKKFSPSHSSMSHLEAVSPSDSRGTSSHCRPQESISSRWMVPTSVERLREGGSIPKVLRSSVRVAQKGEPSPTWESNITEKDSDPADGEGPETLSSALSKGAAVYSPSRYSYQLLQCDSPRTESQSLLQQSSSPFRGHPTQSPGYSYRTTALRPGNPPSHGSSESSLSSTSYSSPAHPVSTDSLAPFTGTPGYYSSQPHSGNSTGSSLPRRSCPSSAASPTPQGPSDSPTSDSVSQSSTGTLSSTSFPQNSRSSLPSDFRTISLPSAGQSAAYQASRVSAVSNSQHYPHRGSGGVHQYRLQPLQGSGVKTQTGLS encoded by the exons CCCTGAATCTGTGGAGGCTAGTCCAGCAGTTAATGAGAAGAGCGTGTATTCCACTCATAATTATGGGACCACTCAGAGACATGGGTGTCGAGGACTGCCTTATGCT gATCATAATTACGGAGCCCCTCCTCCTCCGACACCTCCTGCTTCTCCCCCTGTCCAGACGATCATCCCCCGTTCTGACCTGAATGGCCTGCCGTCGCCCGTAGAGGAACGCTGTGGAGACAGCCCGAACTCTGAAGGAGAGACTGTTCCTACCTGGTGTCCTTGTGGTCTTTCTCAGGATGGCTTCCTTCTCAACTGTGACAAGTGCAG GGGAATGAGCAGGGGGAAGGTTATTAGACTTCATCGGCGGAAGCAGGACAACATATCAG GTGGGGATAGCAGTGCAACAGAAAGCTGGGATGAGGAGCTTTCTCCTTCCACTGTGTTGTATACAGCAACACAGCACACACCTACAAGCATCACCTTAACTGTTAGAAGAACCAAACCCAAGAAGCGGAAAAAGAGTCCAGAAAAGGGTCGTGCAGCACCAAAGACGAAGAAAATCAAG GCATTTCGAGAGGGATCCCGGAAGTCCTTGCGGATGAAG AATTCTCCTTCTGAAGCACAGAATTTAGATGAGAATACAACTGAGGGATGGGAAAATCGGATAAGACTATGGACTGATCAGTATGAAGAAGCCTTCACTAATCAGTACAGTGCAGATGTACAGAACGCCCTTGAACAACATCTACATTCTAGCAAGGAATTTGTGGGCAAACCTGCTATTTTAGACACTATTAATAAGACTGAATTGGCCTGTAATAATACAGTTATTGGTTCCCAAATGCAG ctACAGTTGGGAAGAGTCACTCGTGTTCAGAAGCACCGGAAGATCCTGAGGGCTGCAAGAGATTTGGCTTTGGACACTCTTATAATAGAGTATCGAGGCAAAGTCATGTTACGGCAGCAATTTGAGGTCAATGGGCATTTCTTCAAAAA ACCATACCCCTTTGTGCTCTTCTACTCAAAATTCAATGGTGTAGAGATGTGTGTGGATGCACGTACTTTCGGTAATGATGCTCGGTTCATCAGAAGATCATGTACACCAAATGCAGAG GTGCGACACATGATTGCAGATGGGATGATTCACCTCTGTATCTATGCTGTGTCTGCCATCACCAAGGATGCTGAGGTCACCATAGCATTTGACTATGAGTACAGTAACTG CAGTAATTATAAAGTGGACTGTGCATGTCACAAGGGGAACCGGAATTGCCCTATACAGAAAAGGAATCCCAGTGCTGCAGAACCGCCACTTCCACCTCCTCCAAGCCTACCCACCATCGGAGCAGAGACAAGACGTAGAAAAGCACGACGGAAAGAGCTAGAGATGGAGCAGCAGAATGAGGCTCCAGAAGAGGATAACAACCAGCAGCCAGAGCAAATTCCTGAGAAAGTAATTGTATCCAGTGACCATGAG GGAATAGACAATccagaagaaaaagcagaagaagTGAAAGAAGAGATTACAGATGACCAGGAGAACCCAGCTCATAGCAAGAGG AGCCGGGAAGATAGGAAGGTTGAAGCCATCATGCATGCTTTTGAAAacttagagaaaagaaagaagcggCGGGATCAACCCTTGGAACAGAGCAACTCTGACATAGAGATTACTACCACCACCTCGGAGACTCCTGTGGGAGAGGAGACAAAAACTGAAGCCCCTGAATCTGAAGTTAGCAACCTTGCTTCAAACATTGCCATCCCAAGCAACCCACAGAGTGTTGGAGTGAACACCCGGAGGTCTTCCCAAGCAGGG GATGTTCCTGCCGAAAAACCCGTCCCCAAACCACCTCCAGCAAAGCCTTCTAGGCCCAGACCGAAGAGTCGAATTTCTCGGTACCGGACCAGTTCAGCCCAAAGACTAAAGCGTCAAAAGCAGGCCATTGCACAGCAGGCAGAGTTATCACAAGCTGCCTTGGAAGAGGGGGGAAATAACAGCTCAGTAACTCCTACTGAAGCTGGAAATGTAGACAGTTCAGGAGAAAACAGGCAATTAACAGGGTCTGACCCAACTGTGGTGTCAGTTACTGGATCCCATGTCAACCGTGCTGCATCTAAATACCCCAAAACCAAAAAG TATCTAGTTACAGAGTGGTTGAATGACAAAGCAGAGAAGCAGGAGTGCCCTGTTGAGTGCCCTTTACGTATCACCACGGACCCAACTGTACTGGCAACGACCCTGAACATGTTACCCGGTCTTATCCATTCCCCGTTAATTTGCACCACCCCCAAACACTACATTCGCTTTGGCTCACCCTTTATCCCTGAGAGGCGTCGAAGGCCGCTTCTGCCTGATGGCACATTCAGCTCCTGTAAAAAG CGCTGGATAAAGCAAGCCTTGGAAGAAGGGATGACCCAGACATCATCTGTACCCCAAGAGACTAGAACTCAGCACCTATACCAAAGTAATGAGAATAGTAATTCTTCTAGTATCTGCAAAGACAATGCAG ACTTGTTGAGCccattaaagaaatggaaatctcgCTATCTGATGGAGCAGAATGTTACCAAGTTACTGCGGCCTCTTTCTCCAGTCACACCACCCCCTCCCAATCCAGGCTCAAAGAGCCCCCAGCTGACCACACCTGGCCCATCTCACCCAGAAGAGGAGTGTCGAAATGGATACAGCCTCATGTTCTCACCAGTCACGTCTCTTACTACTGCTAGTCGCTGCAATACTCCTCTGCAATTTGAG AACATATCCTCCCCTGAGAGTTCCCCTGCGAATAGGCCCGAGTCCCTGTCACCCGAG cttTGTCACCGAAAAGACCTGGACTTGACAAAAGTAGGCTACCTTGACTCCAACACTAACAGCTGTGCTGACAGACCTTCCCTGATCAGCTCGGGTCATTCTGACCTGGCTCCTCATCCCTCTGTTGGACCCACCTCTGAGACTGGCTTTACAAGCAGGAGTGGAGATGGACATCAGACCCTTGTGAGAAACTCGGACCAGACATTTCGGACAGAGTTTAACTTGATGTATGCCTACTCCCCATTGAACGCTATGCCTCGAGCAGATGGATTGTATCGAGGGTCTCCCCTAGTAGGGGATAGGAAGCCTTTACATTTGGATGGGGGCTATTGTTCCCCTGCAGAAGGGTTTCCCAGCAGATATGAGCATGGTTTTATGAAAGACCTCTCTCGTGGATCCATGTCACCTGGTGGTGAAAGGGCTTGTGAAGGAGTCCCATCTGCCCCCCAGAACCCACCACAGAGGAAAAAG gTATCCCTGCTGGAGTACCGCAAACGGAAACAAGAAGCCAAGGAAAATTCTGCTGGTGGGGGAGGTGACTCAACACAGAGCAAAAGCAAGTCTGCAGGAGCTGGGCAAGGCAGCAGTAACTCACTTTCTGACACTGGTGCCCATGGTGTGCAGGGATCCTCAGCCCGAACCCCATCTTCCCCTCACAAAAAGTTCTCCCCATCTCATTCCTCTATGTCTCATTTGGAGGCGGTAAGCCCATCGGATTCCAGAGGCACTTCATCTCACTGCAGACCTCAAGAGAGTATCAGCAGTAGGTG GATGGTTCCCACATCAGTAGAACGACTCCGAGAAGGAGGGAGTATCCCCAAGGTCCTCCGAAGCAGTGTGAGGGTGGCCCAAAAAGGAGAGCCTTCTCCCACGTGGGAGAGTAACATCACAGAAAAAGACTCAG ACCCTGCAGATGGTGAAGGCCCAGAGACACTGAGCTCAGCACTCTCTAAAGGAGCAGCCGTTTACAGCCCTTCCAGATACAGCTACCAG CTCCTGCAGTGTGATAGTCCACGGACAGAATCACAAAGCCTCCTTCAACAGAGTTCCTCTCCCTTTAGAGGACATCCCACCCAGTCTCCGGGATACAGTTATCGAACTACTGCACTGAGACCTGGGAACCCCCCTTCTCATGGTTCTTCAGAATCCTCCCTCTCTTCCACGTCCTattccagccctgcccaccctgtGTCCACAGACTCGTTGGCCCCATTTACGGGGACACCAGGGTATTATAGCAGCCAGCCACATTCTGGAAACAGCACCGGCAGCAGTCTTCCAAGGAGGAGCTGCCCTTCTAGTGCTGCTAGCCCTACCCCGCAGGGCCCCTCAGACTCGCCGACCTCAGACTCGGTTTCCCAGTCCAGCACAGGAACTCTGAGTTCCACCTCCTTTCCTCAGAACTCTAGGTCGTCATTGCCATCAGACTTCCGGACTATCAGTCTGCCCAGTGCTGGGCAGTCAGCTGCCTACCAGGCCTCCAGGGTATCTGCGGTTTCCAATTCACAGCACTACCCACATCGAGGGAGTGGGGGTGTGCACCAGTACCGGCTCCAGCCACTGCAGGGGTCGGGGGTCAAGACTCAGACAGGACTTTCCTAG
- the SETD5 gene encoding histone-lysine N-methyltransferase SETD5 isoform X6, whose translation MEVLRDPIKKNSSESKPAQSGFSRGNSLLSCPESVEASPAVNEKSVYSTHNYGTTQRHGCRGLPYADHNYGAPPPPTPPASPPVQTIIPRSDLNGLPSPVEERCGDSPNSEGETVPTWCPCGLSQDGFLLNCDKCRGMSRGKVIRLHRRKQDNISGGDSSATESWDEELSPSTVLYTATQHTPTSITLTVRRTKPKKRKKSPEKGRAAPKTKKIKAFREGSRKSLRMKNSPSEAQNLDENTTEGWENRIRLWTDQYEEAFTNQYSADVQNALEQHLHSSKEFVGKPAILDTINKTELACNNTVIGSQMQLQLGRVTRVQKHRKILRAARDLALDTLIIEYRGKVMLRQQFEVNGHFFKKPYPFVLFYSKFNGVEMCVDARTFGNDARFIRRSCTPNAEVRHMIADGMIHLCIYAVSAITKDAEVTIAFDYEYSNCSNYKVDCACHKGNRNCPIQKRNPSAAEPPLPPPPSLPTIGAETRRRKARRKELEMEQQNEAPEEDNNQQPEQIPEKVIVSSDHEGIDNPEEKAEEVKEEITDDQENPAHSKRSREDRKVEAIMHAFENLEKRKKRRDQPLEQSNSDIEITTTTSETPVGEETKTEAPESEVSNLASNIAIPSNPQSVGVNTRRSSQAGDVPAEKPVPKPPPAKPSRPRPKSRISRYRTSSAQRLKRQKQAIAQQAELSQAALEEGGNNSSVTPTEAGNVDSSGENRQLTGSDPTVVSVTGSHVNRAASKYPKTKKYLVTEWLNDKAEKQECPVECPLRITTDPTVLATTLNMLPGLIHSPLICTTPKHYIRFGSPFIPERRRRPLLPDGTFSSCKKRWIKQALEEGMTQTSSVPQETRTQHLYQSNENSNSSSICKDNADLLSPLKKWKSRYLMEQNVTKLLRPLSPVTPPPPNPGSKSPQLTTPGPSHPEEECRNGYSLMFSPVTSLTTASRCNTPLQFELCHRKDLDLTKVGYLDSNTNSCADRPSLISSGHSDLAPHPSVGPTSETGFTSRSGDGHQTLVRNSDQTFRTEFNLMYAYSPLNAMPRADGLYRGSPLVGDRKPLHLDGGYCSPAEGFPSRYEHGFMKDLSRGSMSPGGERACEGVPSAPQNPPQRKKVSLLEYRKRKQEAKENSAGGGGDSTQSKSKSAGAGQGSSNSLSDTGAHGVQGSSARTPSSPHKKFSPSHSSMSHLEAVSPSDSRGTSSHCRPQESISSRWMVPTSVERLREGGSIPKVLRSSVRVAQKGEPSPTWESNITEKDSDPADGEGPETLSSALSKGAAVYSPSRYSYQLLQCDSPRTESQSLLQQSSSPFRGHPTQSPGYSYRTTALRPGNPPSHGSSESSLSSTSYSSPAHPVSTDSLAPFTGTPGYYSSQPHSGNSTGSSLPRRSCPSSAASPTPQGPSDSPTSDSVSQSSTGTLSSTSFPQNSRSSLPSDFRTISLPSAGQSAAYQASRVSAVSNSQHYPHRGSGGVHQYRLQPLQGSGVKTQTGLS comes from the exons CCCTGAATCTGTGGAGGCTAGTCCAGCAGTTAATGAGAAGAGCGTGTATTCCACTCATAATTATGGGACCACTCAGAGACATGGGTGTCGAGGACTGCCTTATGCT gATCATAATTACGGAGCCCCTCCTCCTCCGACACCTCCTGCTTCTCCCCCTGTCCAGACGATCATCCCCCGTTCTGACCTGAATGGCCTGCCGTCGCCCGTAGAGGAACGCTGTGGAGACAGCCCGAACTCTGAAGGAGAGACTGTTCCTACCTGGTGTCCTTGTGGTCTTTCTCAGGATGGCTTCCTTCTCAACTGTGACAAGTGCAG GGGAATGAGCAGGGGGAAGGTTATTAGACTTCATCGGCGGAAGCAGGACAACATATCAG GTGGGGATAGCAGTGCAACAGAAAGCTGGGATGAGGAGCTTTCTCCTTCCACTGTGTTGTATACAGCAACACAGCACACACCTACAAGCATCACCTTAACTGTTAGAAGAACCAAACCCAAGAAGCGGAAAAAGAGTCCAGAAAAGGGTCGTGCAGCACCAAAGACGAAGAAAATCAAG GCATTTCGAGAGGGATCCCGGAAGTCCTTGCGGATGAAG AATTCTCCTTCTGAAGCACAGAATTTAGATGAGAATACAACTGAGGGATGGGAAAATCGGATAAGACTATGGACTGATCAGTATGAAGAAGCCTTCACTAATCAGTACAGTGCAGATGTACAGAACGCCCTTGAACAACATCTACATTCTAGCAAGGAATTTGTGGGCAAACCTGCTATTTTAGACACTATTAATAAGACTGAATTGGCCTGTAATAATACAGTTATTGGTTCCCAAATGCAG ctACAGTTGGGAAGAGTCACTCGTGTTCAGAAGCACCGGAAGATCCTGAGGGCTGCAAGAGATTTGGCTTTGGACACTCTTATAATAGAGTATCGAGGCAAAGTCATGTTACGGCAGCAATTTGAGGTCAATGGGCATTTCTTCAAAAA ACCATACCCCTTTGTGCTCTTCTACTCAAAATTCAATGGTGTAGAGATGTGTGTGGATGCACGTACTTTCGGTAATGATGCTCGGTTCATCAGAAGATCATGTACACCAAATGCAGAG GTGCGACACATGATTGCAGATGGGATGATTCACCTCTGTATCTATGCTGTGTCTGCCATCACCAAGGATGCTGAGGTCACCATAGCATTTGACTATGAGTACAGTAACTG CAGTAATTATAAAGTGGACTGTGCATGTCACAAGGGGAACCGGAATTGCCCTATACAGAAAAGGAATCCCAGTGCTGCAGAACCGCCACTTCCACCTCCTCCAAGCCTACCCACCATCGGAGCAGAGACAAGACGTAGAAAAGCACGACGGAAAGAGCTAGAGATGGAGCAGCAGAATGAGGCTCCAGAAGAGGATAACAACCAGCAGCCAGAGCAAATTCCTGAGAAAGTAATTGTATCCAGTGACCATGAG GGAATAGACAATccagaagaaaaagcagaagaagTGAAAGAAGAGATTACAGATGACCAGGAGAACCCAGCTCATAGCAAGAGG AGCCGGGAAGATAGGAAGGTTGAAGCCATCATGCATGCTTTTGAAAacttagagaaaagaaagaagcggCGGGATCAACCCTTGGAACAGAGCAACTCTGACATAGAGATTACTACCACCACCTCGGAGACTCCTGTGGGAGAGGAGACAAAAACTGAAGCCCCTGAATCTGAAGTTAGCAACCTTGCTTCAAACATTGCCATCCCAAGCAACCCACAGAGTGTTGGAGTGAACACCCGGAGGTCTTCCCAAGCAGGG GATGTTCCTGCCGAAAAACCCGTCCCCAAACCACCTCCAGCAAAGCCTTCTAGGCCCAGACCGAAGAGTCGAATTTCTCGGTACCGGACCAGTTCAGCCCAAAGACTAAAGCGTCAAAAGCAGGCCATTGCACAGCAGGCAGAGTTATCACAAGCTGCCTTGGAAGAGGGGGGAAATAACAGCTCAGTAACTCCTACTGAAGCTGGAAATGTAGACAGTTCAGGAGAAAACAGGCAATTAACAGGGTCTGACCCAACTGTGGTGTCAGTTACTGGATCCCATGTCAACCGTGCTGCATCTAAATACCCCAAAACCAAAAAG TATCTAGTTACAGAGTGGTTGAATGACAAAGCAGAGAAGCAGGAGTGCCCTGTTGAGTGCCCTTTACGTATCACCACGGACCCAACTGTACTGGCAACGACCCTGAACATGTTACCCGGTCTTATCCATTCCCCGTTAATTTGCACCACCCCCAAACACTACATTCGCTTTGGCTCACCCTTTATCCCTGAGAGGCGTCGAAGGCCGCTTCTGCCTGATGGCACATTCAGCTCCTGTAAAAAG CGCTGGATAAAGCAAGCCTTGGAAGAAGGGATGACCCAGACATCATCTGTACCCCAAGAGACTAGAACTCAGCACCTATACCAAAGTAATGAGAATAGTAATTCTTCTAGTATCTGCAAAGACAATGCAG ACTTGTTGAGCccattaaagaaatggaaatctcgCTATCTGATGGAGCAGAATGTTACCAAGTTACTGCGGCCTCTTTCTCCAGTCACACCACCCCCTCCCAATCCAGGCTCAAAGAGCCCCCAGCTGACCACACCTGGCCCATCTCACCCAGAAGAGGAGTGTCGAAATGGATACAGCCTCATGTTCTCACCAGTCACGTCTCTTACTACTGCTAGTCGCTGCAATACTCCTCTGCAATTTGAG cttTGTCACCGAAAAGACCTGGACTTGACAAAAGTAGGCTACCTTGACTCCAACACTAACAGCTGTGCTGACAGACCTTCCCTGATCAGCTCGGGTCATTCTGACCTGGCTCCTCATCCCTCTGTTGGACCCACCTCTGAGACTGGCTTTACAAGCAGGAGTGGAGATGGACATCAGACCCTTGTGAGAAACTCGGACCAGACATTTCGGACAGAGTTTAACTTGATGTATGCCTACTCCCCATTGAACGCTATGCCTCGAGCAGATGGATTGTATCGAGGGTCTCCCCTAGTAGGGGATAGGAAGCCTTTACATTTGGATGGGGGCTATTGTTCCCCTGCAGAAGGGTTTCCCAGCAGATATGAGCATGGTTTTATGAAAGACCTCTCTCGTGGATCCATGTCACCTGGTGGTGAAAGGGCTTGTGAAGGAGTCCCATCTGCCCCCCAGAACCCACCACAGAGGAAAAAG gTATCCCTGCTGGAGTACCGCAAACGGAAACAAGAAGCCAAGGAAAATTCTGCTGGTGGGGGAGGTGACTCAACACAGAGCAAAAGCAAGTCTGCAGGAGCTGGGCAAGGCAGCAGTAACTCACTTTCTGACACTGGTGCCCATGGTGTGCAGGGATCCTCAGCCCGAACCCCATCTTCCCCTCACAAAAAGTTCTCCCCATCTCATTCCTCTATGTCTCATTTGGAGGCGGTAAGCCCATCGGATTCCAGAGGCACTTCATCTCACTGCAGACCTCAAGAGAGTATCAGCAGTAGGTG GATGGTTCCCACATCAGTAGAACGACTCCGAGAAGGAGGGAGTATCCCCAAGGTCCTCCGAAGCAGTGTGAGGGTGGCCCAAAAAGGAGAGCCTTCTCCCACGTGGGAGAGTAACATCACAGAAAAAGACTCAG ACCCTGCAGATGGTGAAGGCCCAGAGACACTGAGCTCAGCACTCTCTAAAGGAGCAGCCGTTTACAGCCCTTCCAGATACAGCTACCAG CTCCTGCAGTGTGATAGTCCACGGACAGAATCACAAAGCCTCCTTCAACAGAGTTCCTCTCCCTTTAGAGGACATCCCACCCAGTCTCCGGGATACAGTTATCGAACTACTGCACTGAGACCTGGGAACCCCCCTTCTCATGGTTCTTCAGAATCCTCCCTCTCTTCCACGTCCTattccagccctgcccaccctgtGTCCACAGACTCGTTGGCCCCATTTACGGGGACACCAGGGTATTATAGCAGCCAGCCACATTCTGGAAACAGCACCGGCAGCAGTCTTCCAAGGAGGAGCTGCCCTTCTAGTGCTGCTAGCCCTACCCCGCAGGGCCCCTCAGACTCGCCGACCTCAGACTCGGTTTCCCAGTCCAGCACAGGAACTCTGAGTTCCACCTCCTTTCCTCAGAACTCTAGGTCGTCATTGCCATCAGACTTCCGGACTATCAGTCTGCCCAGTGCTGGGCAGTCAGCTGCCTACCAGGCCTCCAGGGTATCTGCGGTTTCCAATTCACAGCACTACCCACATCGAGGGAGTGGGGGTGTGCACCAGTACCGGCTCCAGCCACTGCAGGGGTCGGGGGTCAAGACTCAGACAGGACTTTCCTAG